One segment of Castanea sativa cultivar Marrone di Chiusa Pesio chromosome 3, ASM4071231v1 DNA contains the following:
- the LOC142629337 gene encoding putative UDP-glucuronate:xylan alpha-glucuronosyltransferase 4, with protein MHLQSSLSHLHHHHTKTWGAQSMASKTSSSKPKPFIFFILFLSFSLFFVVLSFRPKPNPVNTRALQHHQAKISSGFNLIAKEFKGKKVKVGLVNVGDRIEATYRLLGLSKSNTETVKVGFDHVSKNLTWNDFFPEWIDEDEKWAPPKCPEIPLPRVEDYEDLDLVIAKVPCDRAKENKGIRDVFRLQVNLVVANLVVSNGWISLDVKRTVYVVFIGSCEPMVEIFRCDDLVMHQEDHWVYKPEMRRLKQKVIMPFGSCQLAPNYAQTGDEAWRNHRSQFQREAYVTVLHSSEAYVCGAISLAQSIIQSKSNKDLVLLADDSISSKSIRGLTASGWKIKRIKRIRSPFAKKDSYNEWNYSKLRIWQLIEYDKVMFIDADLLVLKNIDKFFVHPQVSAAPNDMVIFNSGVMVIEPSLCMFKELMSKSFKLESYNGGDQGFLNEAFTWWHRLPKKLNQLKSFDRSGNEKHDIPEDSYTMHYLGLKPWMCYKDYDCNWDMWNHHPFASDSAHKRWWQVFDAMPKNLQQYCGLTKKMDARIRKWRGKARRASLADGHWRIKVEDPRQHHFVD; from the exons ATGCACCTTCAAAGCTCTCTCTCCCACTTACACCACCACCACACCAAGACGTGGGGAGCTCAATCAATGGCTTCCAAAACCTCTTCTTCTAAACCAAAACCCTTCATTTTCTTTATCCTCTTCCTCTCATTCTCCCTCTTTTTCGTTGTGTTATCCTTTAGACCAAAGCCAAACCCTGTTAACACTCGTGCACTTCAACATCATCAGGCCAAGATATCAAGTGGGTTCAATCTTATTGCAAAAGAATTCAAGGGTAAGAAAGTTAAAGTTGGTTTGGTTAATGTAGGTGATAGAATAGAAGCTACATATAGATTACTTGGATTATCAAAGTCAAATACTGAAACTGTCAAGGTAGGGTTTGATCACGTGTCCAAGAATTTGACATGGAATGACTTCTTCCCTGAATGGATTGATGAAGATGAGAAATGGGCTCCACCTAAGTGCCCGGAGATACCATTGCCGAGGGTGGAGGATTATGAGGACCTTGATTTAGTAATAGCTAAGGTTCCTTGTGATAGGGCTAAAGAGAATAAAGGGATTAGGGATGTGTTTAGGTTACAAGTCAATTTAGTGGTTGCTAATTTGGTGGTAAGCAATGGATGGATTAGTCTTGATGTTAAGCGGACGGTGTACGTTGTGTTCATCGGGTCTTGTGAGCCAATGGTGGAGATTTTCAGATGTGATGATCTTGTGATGCATCAAGAGGATCATTGGGTGTATAAGCCTGAGATGAGGAGACTGAAGCAGAAAGTAATCATGCCTTTTGGGTCATGCCAACTTGCTCCTAATTATGCACAAACAG gTGATGAGGCGTGGAGAAATCATAGGTCACAATTTCAAAGGGAGGCCTATGTAACAGTCCTCCATTCTTCAGAAGCTTATGTTTGTGGTGCAATATCCTTAGCTCAAAGCATCATTCAGAGCAAATCCAACAAAGACCTAGTCCTCCTTGCTGATGACTCCATTAGTTCAAAGTCCATCCGAGGCCTAACAGCCTCCGGATGGAAGATCAAACGCATCAAACGCATCAGGAGTCCATTTGCCAAAAAGGATTCCTACAATGAGTGGAACTACAGCAAGCTACGCATATGGCAACTCATAGAGTATGACAAAGTTATGTTTATAGATGCTGATCTTTTAGTCCTAAAGAACATAGATAAATTCTTTGTTCATCCACAAGTATCGGCTGCACCAAATGATATGGTGATTTTTAATTCTGGGGTCATGGTAATTGAGCCATCATTGTGTATGTTCAAGGAGTTAATGTCTAAGAGTTTCAAGCTGGAGTCATATAATGGTGGTGATCAAGGATTTCTTAATGAAGCTTTTACATGGTGGCACCGGTTGCCTAAAAAGCTCAATCAGCTCAAAAGTTTCGACAGGTCGGGCAATGAGAAGCATGATATACCAGAGGATAGTTATACAATGCATTATTTGGGGTTGAAGCCATGGATGTGTTACAAGGACTATGATTGTAATTGGGACATGTGGAATCACCATCCATTTGCTAGTGACTCAGCCCACAAGAGGTGGTGGCAAGTGTTTGATGCCATGCCAAAGAATTTGCAACAATATTGTGGACTCACTAAGAAAATGGATGCAAGGATAAGGAAGTGGAGAGGGAAAGCTAGGAGAGCTAGTTTGGCTGATGGGCATTGGAGAATTAAGGTTGAGGACCCGAGACAACACCATTTTGTGGACTAG